The sequence below is a genomic window from Patescibacteria group bacterium.
AACATTATTTTCATTAGCAATCAAACTAAGAAAATTATTATTAGTTATTTCCGAATAGTGCTTTTGAATACCAGAGATTAATAGTAAAGACTCATTAGGTGAGGCAGAATAATTATTAACAAAATCATAAACCTTCTTGTCTATGCCAATAATATCGCCAATAATTATTTTATAGGGCCTATCTTCGTTCGGGATAACCCTATATTTAATTCCGCCAGTTATTTGAACAATTTCCTTATTATTAATAGTATTAAAATAATCCAATCTCAATATAATAATTTTATAAGACAATATTGCTATTACTACAAATAATAGAATTATAATCAAATTTTTTCTATTTATTTTATTCCACATACATAAATAATAGCACAAAAAGAGGTAAATGACCTCCTCCCCGGGATTCGCTAGCGCTACTCCCGGGGTTTCCAACACGGCTCATGATAATTCAAGATCAAGAAGTCATGAAAGCCTCAGAACAATTTTGTTGTCTGGGGCTTTTCTTTTTCACCTTGCCATTTTATATAACGTCTGACCTGTTCCTCGTTTAGGCCTACTGTTGACGAAAAATATCCCACACTCCAGATGCCGTCCCAATCGAGGTACATTTCACGAATGAATTTAAATTTCTTCCTTAGATATATGCTAGAGTTTGATTTTAATTTTTGGACGGCCTCTGACACGGCCATATTTGGTGGTATTTCTATTTGCAAATGGACATGATCTTGATCTGTGTTCACGATATAGATATGGAGTGTGGGATATTTTTTTACAGTATTAAAAAGACTAGTGATTAGTTCATCTTTAACATAATCTTTCAACCATTTTCTACGGTGTTTCGTGCCCCAGACTATATGATATTGATGTTTGTATGCACAGTGGCTTAGACTTTGGATTCTCATGAGAACAGCCTAACACATGAATAATATATAATAAAGTTTGTTAGGCTCGGCCATTCATCCCCGGACATCGGCGACTAAGGTGGCTACGAGAGTTGCTTTCTAGACGGCCTCTTGTCCGGGGTTTCCTGGGTATTAAAAAAGAAGCTAAGTTTCCAATTGGAAACTTAGCTTCTAAAAAATTTATATTTTACTATTTCAAGTTATTCAATTCTTCAACGTAAACATCTATTTTTTCTTGCCATTCATCATCTATTTCTAACTCTGGGTAAAGATAT
It includes:
- the tnpA gene encoding IS200/IS605 family transposase gives rise to the protein MRIQSLSHCAYKHQYHIVWGTKHRRKWLKDYVKDELITSLFNTVKKYPTLHIYIVNTDQDHVHLQIEIPPNMAVSEAVQKLKSNSSIYLRKKFKFIREMYLDWDGIWSVGYFSSTVGLNEEQVRRYIKWQGEKEKPQTTKLF